The Corylus avellana chromosome ca11, CavTom2PMs-1.0 genome contains the following window.
tttttatttttacctccggtcattaattagcgtaattaattgtgttgattatatttcaagagttttccatatataaattattcaataaattaagtattattaatgtccgaatcaaataaggaaacaaataatataaatgaaattataatcttttttttttcacaccaacaatattttgtttaaattttaaaattttctactcataatttttaataattgaaccgtgcaaatattgaaagggtttttcctttttctgttttttttttttttaatgaattaagtatacgatttttccttaattaattcattttgacatttctttttattaactcacgtgtccatgttttttttttaaaaaaaaaattaaaatttttttattcataatttttaataattgaaccatgcaaatattgaaaggggcttttcctttttctattttttttaatgaattaagtgtacaattttttcttaattaattcattttgacctttcattttattaactcacatttatctctctcaccctaaatcacgtcgatctctctcactctaaactcACCCTCTCCtatgtctccaagaggtagctcaatcggctacgACTATGcttaatgaagtagaggtcactagttcgaatccccctacCCCCTcatgtgtagacatgtcaaaaaaaaaactcaccctCTCCTTCTATAGCAACAACGTTTCAAAATTctttcctatagaagttgacggttgcacaaagtttatttgatcagtttcatgGAAATATAGAAGTTGACGGTTGAAATTAGTATACTTTTTTcgtgcttttttttaaaaaaaattttttttatgcttttcgttttaaactacacatatgggaacaaatttagtttgttttaatttattttttagattaagggaagattgaaatgatttatttgattgtattaaatattgagtgaaggattttattatttttgtattcataaaaaaaaaaaaagatttgttattttgctttatattattttttaaatgtccagaattttatgagttttatttgtattgaaatataataggtttacacaaaaacctattgggtTTACAGTTACTCTCAATTTTGTtaccattctcaatatattgttatagggtttagggttactttttccttattttctgttctaatttatatattattttttactcaAATTTATGGGTCTTATATTTTAACTCATTCTAGCTGGttttaaattatacatataagaattttttaatatgttttaatttatatggattaaaactaaaattatatatggttcttttgatagtatatttttatgtgatttatatattcatgcaaacttatgtgtaattgtgtcactatgttcaacaatataCTGTTGAATaacttttcgtttttttttttaattgaaataggcatgatagatttttttacacaacttttttgacctataataaaaaatacaatggagatgtgttttaagctttaaaatcaaattataatgagTAATCTCGCACATAGTGCGGGCTCTAAGCTAGTTGTTGATAATGGAAGTGTTTGGGTGGACTACGGTCccgtgggtttttttttttttttttttctcacaccGGAAAGGTTTTTCCACGTTGAAAATCGTGTATCTTGTGCTAGTagtgtttgaatatatattgcTTGCCCTATTTTACAGTTTTCTGCAGAATCACACAAAGAGGAGTTTTGTGTATTATTGTTTCTCCCAACAATATATAGTACAAAAGCAAAACTTTATATCTTATGTGATGGTGCATGAACATCTTGAAGTTTTACTAAAAAGGGATATAAAGCCACCATGATAAAGCATTGTAATGTACAAAGTAGAGGCTGTGATGATGATGCAGTCAGATTGAGGTAATATATATTGCCAACTCAATCGCAATCGCAGTTAATTTCCAAATTGCAATGAATCAAGTGGTTTCCGGCCGGAGCCCATCCACGTGAATTATACAgaaaatgtcattttcattgtcatgactttgttatatatatatatataagtattagaataataataataataataaagtcggaaatatgaaatttcatgaagaagaagaagagagggaggAAGCTTGAAGAGTCCAACCGGTGGGAACCATAAGAGGTGTCTGGTTATAGTAGACAACACAAGGGCTTTCATGGTTGTGCACTCCCTCGTATGTCGTTATCACGTAGCTTGGGTCCTCTCTGTCCCTCTCCACCCTCTTCTTCACGTTACATCCTCCGCTTGAGCATTTATAGTAATTCCTGTTTCATTTTTCACAACCTTAATCTTAATTAACTAcgtacaattatatatatatatatatatatacacataaagATCAAATACAAATCTCAAATCAattataccaattaatattagAAACAGAAGATCAAGGTGAagttaatattaaaatttagaaatttattaaaaaaaaaacaaacaaacaaacaagggTTTCCTCATATTGCTTGCCATAAGCTAGGATTTTCCTTCGGTACTAATTAAGTGTTCCAATTCAGGTTCGTGTGTCAGGTCAATTCATGTCAAGTGATCATGAGTTTAAGTTCACTCTAGCTAGCTAActtgactaatttaattaaacggattagGCTACTAAACCCTAATTcattaatttcatgttgggttcgTTGGtcttgtcaaaaattgacaactcatttaattaaacgggtcaaacccaTTAACATTAGCACACTAATTTATATCGAATTAAAAATAATCAGTCCTACCttcgattatatatatagtagttttCAGTATCGCTAATCTTTTTGTTACCTACCAATGATCATATGTTAGGCACAACAAAACCATTCAATTCCAAGAAGTTTCATGTCGGAACTTTGAGGAATGATACAGCCCCAACTTGgggccaacttttttttttttattatttttttttaaaaaaaataataaaattaaaaattaaaatttttttttgaatcaataattttttaaaaaattggtcattattatgaataaaaatacaatttttattttaaaaaaaaataccaaataaaagaagaaccaaaataaaaattattgcttcagaaactttttttatttttaattttgtcatttttaaattaaaaaataagacaaaagttggctcaAAGTTGAGCAAAATAATTGTGTCCTTAACAttttcctctatatatatatatatatatatatgatggagctatattttaattaatcttGCTAGCTAGGAAATTTCTAAGCGTCTGGAACCCAAGCATGACGCTTCACAAGTCTTGACCCACCAATAATTGAGAAGCACCagataatatattctaacatatatatCCTGAACTACCTTCTCAGTAGCCAGCTAGCCCTAATATTTACACAGGGAAAGTGGGTACCCAACTGAATTGCagcatataattatataaagaaCACTCCACtttgagcatatatatatatatatatatatgtcgtaGTTAATGACAGCAGAAAGCAAAggaaatcattatgaaattattttcttccttaaTCACACTAACAGTATTAATTTCTATGACTTAGTTTGTTCATATATATCAATTAATCCATATATGTGTGTGGATGTAAATTTTTGCAACAATGATTTGTTGATATGGTTAATTGGGAAATTAAACTAGACCAATATATAGTTCAAACCTAAAACTAGAGATAACTATATAAACAAACTCTAATCAAAtactaaatatttatttaaatctcTTCTAATTCTGGTTAGATAATATTGTACAAACAGACAATGATTTAATCCATCTCACCATCTCTATGAATTAATATCTCACCTGCATAACTCACCATTGTCTCCAAATTTTCTGTATACCAAGAGATCATAAAATTAAGTCtaaaattcaacgataattttaaaagttacatcacagtTGAGAAGACGCTagaagaacactagaagaacacctaatattttcctaaaattaatcATTGATCACTAGCTATTATACCTAGAACTGATAATTTTTTGACACTACTTCTAAATGCAACACAAACGAAATTAGTTTGATAAGATTGAAAGGTCTGACCCGTTTAACTAAATGAGAATCGAGTTaaagttaacctatataatcaTATACTTATATTTCGATATCTTTCAAACCCGACAAGCTAATTAGTTACGTATACAAGTGGTTGATAACGAATGGTCCAATAAtacaagtgtatatatatagtccaaTCAATAGGGAATAGAGACATCTCTAGCAATATATCTAATGTGCCAAGCAAGTTTGTCTGAAGATGACGTATAAATAGTACAGATGCAACTAGCTTAAATTAATGGCCTCAGGTTCTCCCTTGGAGGGATGTGGCAATTCCATTGCCTTTTACTCCCTTCTGTGTTCTGGGCATACATGATGTGATATATCATCATCATGCGCCCGCTTTCCCTTCGCTTTTAGTGTTTGAAGCCGCCGTTGGGTGATAATATCCCCAATTCTACCATTCTTTCGTTGCAGGAAATTACTTTTACACAAGCATATAGAAATATACACGACACAATCATCACTCCAACACATAATTAACTAAGTAAAGACCAAACTACATATGACACACACAAAAACtatagggtgtgtttggcaaagagttttaagaggagaaagaaggaagaatcaaagatttgaattttttatgaggaaaaaaaaaaaaaaatccttgccAATTATACAGCTGCCTTGCCCAACACAATGAATGAAGGACCCAGTGGGTACTACATGCAGTGGTTACCTTCACATCACATGGACCACTCCATTACTCTCACTAAACAGTAAACACCCACTCTTGACTCTTCCATGCATATTTTAACCCACTTGCCGCACTTTAGGCACCTCAAACATGGCTTCACACAACCTCAAAAGTAATGAGgaataatttgatataaatCCAACATAAAATGATAAGGTTATGATTGAGTGGTCGAGGTTAATTAAAATGGATTAAATTAGAACTAAGTTCTATATATAGTCtttgttaaatcatcagttatttcaaaagcttaaatttataggactaatttctatatatagtctttgttaaatcatcagttatttcaaaagcttaaatttataggactaatttctatatatagtctttgttaaatcatcagttatttcaaaagcttaaatttataagaattttcttttaataggtaagtttgaacatgtgaaatatttaatttaaatagaggtCATTTGACTGAGTCAATGTTCGAACTTAAGACATAtgattttgataccatgttaaatgaTCATCacttatataaatttaatcatttaatcattactttaacaatctTAAACCCGTGCCTCAACACGACTCGATCCTAAAACGCGAGGATTGACAATTTCTTTACATgaactcaatacaaaaattaGTGAAATTAAGATTGAAGAGTAGTCTAACCTGTTTCAAAATCTATATTTTAACACGACCTGAATTTGAAACGTACACAATTGCAACCCCCACCAAGAGTACTACAACTTCAGTGGATGGAGATCACATGTGAAAcctaggtatatatatatatatatatggcaacaCACCTTCATCTTGATTCACCATTCAATGACCCAGTACTCATCATATTTGTACTTGATTTGCTTGATTACCAAATGAAATTCAATCTCTCCGTGACTTCAACAATGGAGGCGTGAGTACGCCGCAACTTGTGGGAGCCTCTTTTTCTATCGTGATATATAGTACTCTTATATGAGTTACCGTTAACTAAATTTAGAGTTGCGAGCTTGCCGCTTTCTCACTTTTTCTTTCACACAATTTAACAAACACTCGATgacggaggaggaggagaagattATATGGGTGTTTGAGAATGGAAGAAGgataagaagaagaatattATATGGGTGTTTGTCTGAGAttggaaggaagaagaagaagaagaagaagaagaggaggtgGAGAACAAACACAcgaaggaggaggagaagattATATGGGTGTTTGTCTGAGaatggaaggaagaagaagaagaagaagaagaagaagaagaagaagattatcTGGGTGTTTGTCTGAGAGTGGAATATGGGTGCCTCGAGTCCATAGTGgcaaccaaataaaaaatagtgcCTCGAGTCCATGTTGtgataaaaatatttcaatagCATAATCCAAGGAATGAATCTTTTCATTTCCCAGATCTCTTCTTTACTTATTAATAAATCattaataaaccaaaaaaactaTCTGCAAGAGATGATGTCAAGTTGAGCGGAATTCCCATTGATCAACACATAGGTGATAGGAAACTCAAAGATGGGTGCTTCGATCTCATAGTTTATCCTTATAGAAAAGAGTGGGAAAGATTTCTAACACCCAACGGGTTTCTAAAGTTCAATCTGTTGCTTGTTCTAACGTTTGCGCTACGGCTTTTCGGCCACCGTTTGCTGTGAATTAAATTCTAAGCAATCAATAGATGCCAACAACAGCATCTCTATCACATGGTGGAATTCGATCATTAGAGGAAAAAGTAGAAAGTGAGAGATTTATATTGCACAACAGCTTTCTAAAAGGTAGAAAGTGAGAGATTTCTATTGCACAACAGCTTTCTAAGGCTCAATCCGTTGCTTGTTCTATCACGCAATACCGCTTTTCGGCCTCGTTTCATAATTATCTAGGCAATCGGCAGATGCCAACAACATAAACATCTTTTTTTATACCCAAAAACACCCACCATTTTGTATAGATATTAATTATACAGTtcaatatgtatatatgcacATAATTAAGGATCATGCGCATTAACCCACCCTCATCCGCCAATTCTTAAGTTGACTAAAAAagaagtaataaaaaaaaaaaaattaattaattaatttacctTGGGTTTGGGCTGTTCTTGACAGCCTTCTTTCCGTACTTCCTCCACTTGAATCCATCATCCATGATCTCCAGCTGCGACTTCGTCCTAAATGCAACCCTATGACCAATATCCATCTTATTTTTCATCATGACCCCATTTCTGCAGCTTCTACAAAAATCAcaataaatataattcaaataaaaaaacaaaaaaacagaatcgtatatatatgtatatataataaatatatcacTTGCATGTTATTATTTCTAGATGTTGCACCAGTGGATCCACCGCAGCCGGCATCCACGACGTGATAAGTCTTCTCCGACGAGGCGAGGCTTTGGGAGGTTGAATCGTCGAGCATCAGATACTCGGAGAGTTCAAAATCCAGCGACAAAGGGTCGCCGTCGGCGAGGTGCATGCAATTAGGGTTCAGATTAGGGTTTTCCGGGAAGTCCattgcgagagagagagactctgGAAATGGtggtagctagctagctagtgcGAAGAGGGGATATGTGGAACATGTAGTATTAATACCcacatataaataataaatatctacaaaaattttatttatatatgtcaTCTTCCTACGCACTTTCGTGGACAATACACTGAAGTTTCTTTCCCATAGGACCCACGTGGCACatccagaaaacaaaaatgttgaTGATGTCAGCAGCATGACGTCGGCAGGATCATTGTTTGGAATCGTTGTTTCGGACCACATGTCATATAATACTggttgtttcttgtttttgatAGGCGAAGGGTATTTTGgtggtggggggggggggaaagTGCTGATCCTATGTCGCCACTATGATTTGTAGATAAGAAAAGCTATGATGAAGAATCcctgtcatatatatatatatatatatatatatattcaattggGTAGAAAGAgaattacaaaattattttgaaattcaacGCGATGGCAACACTACTACATGATCACCAATTCTTTTTGGATCGTATCGAGTcatatatataagactatatggTTCAACTTGAacccaactcatttaattaaatgagtcaaactcTTTTACCCTAATACATCCATTTTAAATAAGCGAGTGATATAACACGACCAACATGACTCAGTTCTTCATCATTGAACTCAAAGGTGTTCAAGGATCGATAGACCTGTAAATAAAAGTAAGCAAATGACAGATATGAAGTTCCTGCAAGAAATTGGTGAGAAAGCCTTGTGGAGAAGGCGGATCCGAACATAGAGAATGGACGTGCGAGCTAAGATTAGTTttcgagagaaagagagggagatcCGAATTCGAGTGATTGAGACATGAGAGTTaagaatagtttttttttttttttttttttttaattgtcttaaggctttagggtttaatttttttaataataaaatataaataaaaaaaaatgttttaatttatatggattatgTGGCTTATCTATGGAGTATCGGTTAAGCAGGTTCACTCGAAAttgactcatttaatttattaattgtCTCTAATCAAGTCGACCCAGTTTTACCctaattaattacattttaCTAAACCATAACCTGCTAAATTCATATCAAATTTGCATATCACATCAAaaattactaatatatatatcacataacAAGGTAGAAGTAGTTGCCCTCATGATGGACCAGCTCTAACATTAACAAttgccctatatatatatatatatagtatttcaTTAGTGGCACTTTTAAAGTAAATCTAACCCATAAGTCAGTGGAGCCTATCAAATCTTGTGCTCGAGGACTTGCACAAACATCAGCATTGCGTAAAGATATTAGAATTATATCATTATCTcgcaattttttatatatttttgtgtgtCATCAGCTTATTTAAATTACTTATTGAATATTCTTCGTGAACAaaaaagaacagagaaaaattaCTAATAGAATGATGGTTACATTTGTGATTTGACCACTTAATTAATTACTGTACCTAGATTGAGTAATTAGGTACAAAACCATTGAATGTTCGCTACAATCTATCACCCTCACAAGAAACACTATTTCCCCCTTTACACCTCTCCCACTtcgattaaaaataaaaataaaagtattaagATAATTCAAGTAAGATTTATACATCAAACTAACGGCTAAAGTAtgacttttaatttcaaattaagtcAAATTTTTATACTCTTGACGATTTCTTAGAACCTCTTATCTGCACAATTTATTTAGgccacaaaatatttttttgatttttatttatttatttgtaagtGTTTGGTACAACGTAAAATATTGATaaacttgaaaatgttttcaattgagCAAGAAATATAATCTTCATAAggcgtaaaatgatttatgctTTTAATCTGCGTAAACCATTTTGTGCAGTTCTTCCACACCTCTGAGCAGACTACTGTGAGAGTGCTCTTATGAGGCCTATATGCCTGACTAGTGTGAGAGGGCCTTTTATGGGGCCTATCTGTCTAAGCAAGTCTCGAGCTGTCAAAGTAAGTGAGTCCCACAAGGCCACAATGGTCTTCTCACAATTGCTTGCCAAAATTCCAAATAATATGAGCAGATAATTGCACTGTATCTCAATCTTACTCTTCGTACGATTATACATAGGTATCCAAGGATGGAATCAATGgctttattctcttttttatttatgagaagttaaaagttaattaaGAGGATATAcaaatatagaaattaaatttcaatttcattttgtAATTACTTGGGAGGGAAAAGCATAAAGCTTTACATGATCATTTGGCCCCGTTAAAGTGACACctttaatatataaaacaactAATCATAAgattactttttcttcttttgatttcTCATATTCTAACAACCAAATAAATCActaaaatattataaagaagaagtcaaaaaatatgACTTTAACCGACTATACCTTTAAAGGTAATATTTTATAACACCGATAAATTGGAATATTGTTTCTCTAAAGAAGTCAATTTTTACCGCGGTCTAGTTTTAGGAAATTTTGgtaaatgtaataaaaaataagcttCAATGGGCTcaataaataatagaaaaagtAAGAGAGTTTCTAACCACTCTTAGGATCTGtctaggattgcgtttgagaaatagagtttttaagtaaaaaaaaaaaaaaaagtttttgggcaaaagttttattttaaagtttttgccaaaaatgtgtttttgtcatttttaggtttttgacattcaaaagcgctttgaattttttttaccaaacgtgttttttttttttttttttttttcaaacgagctTTTAGTGTGTTAAACACAGTTTTGAGATCTAcaaatacaatcccaaacagggGGCCCTTATAGTgcatttgagattgtgatttcatagacaaaaataaaattttaaataaaatcgtAGAACAtgaattgtttgggattgtattttttaaaaattgcaatttgaaatcGCAGGTAatgaggtattttttttttttataaaaaaaaaaaaaacacacacgcacacacacaatTGTAAAGgctaaattatgattttaaatgtcaaaccgcgattttgccaaacgcttaactgcgtttttaaaaattatgttttcaaatcacatttttttaaatctcaaacTCAAACAGACCCTTACTAGCTAGAGCTAGTTGTAGTTTGTTGGTAAGTTTTATGCATGAAAAATGATAGAGGTACGAAATTTTTTATCAAGAGATGAATATCAAgatgatgtggagcttattcatcggagatgatcaaaataattaataaagaaaaatactacGGGTACAAATGAATAAGCTTCACATCATTTTTGTATCCATCTTTTAGCAAAAAAATGGATAcccataacatttttctttatacataAAGCAATAATAATTCGACTTCTATCGTTGTTGTTTTGACTGTTGTAGTTACTCTTTTAAGTGTGATGTGATTGCAGCTTTACAACGTAATTTTAAGATGGGTTGGGGGACCTgttggctatgtttggcaaatgaGTGGACTTAGGAAATGGGCTgaaactgtagcagatttgattgatgtgggagataaatttaataatattttgtataaaaaagtgaaaaattttgttttgtagtttttttattttttattatttgaatagtaataaaaagtaactgatgtgatgtaaaaagtaagaatgttggagttgattttgagaaaaagtttttagaattttgggTTCAGTCCGGCCCACTCCTTGGCCAAACACAGCCGTTGTAGTTCGTGTCCCTTCTCATCGATCTTAAACTGTCAACTAAAACGGCGATTTATTTTAACGTCAACTCACGTGAAATGAGTgcaaaaaaatatcattaattatttgtatGCAAAACAAGAATCACCAACCAAATACATGTGTGCTAAGACTTCTACTGATATTAAAAGAAATAGACAATAATCATGGCATTTAGATacccccctctctctttctagctCTCCTTTGCGTGTCGTGTGAGTCTGGCTTCCTCTTTGTCTTGTTTGTTTAGTGTAGACGTCACCCCATGGCCCATTTAGTGCCCTAGTGAAAAAGCTACAAACAAATCTTTgtgttgcatatatatatatatacaaaattggTTTTGAGGACATAAAGAAATTCATGATAATTGATTCTTTATCTATGTGTAAATCATGTAAACCGACAGAACATAAACAAATTCTTTATCTATATTCACAAAGAAGAAAACCATATATATCATTTTGGGTCATGTGTTATGTGTGTCATACTTTGTAGCAAAAAATGTGTTGTGAAGAAAATTAATGTGCTgttggtatttttttgtttgaaaaaaatgttatggtATGACGTCAATGTGAAAACAGTTAGACTTgagtgtgttttgtgttttggatccaaaaaaaaaaaaagaccttgatatttttcctaaaaataggGTAGGCTATTTGTGTTGGCGTGTCAAGTCAACTCACAGATTAGCCCAATATGGGTCGATCCAAACCCGATCCATTTAGTTGAATATGCCaaacatttaatcctatcacgatccGCTAACCTATTTAATAAACACATAGTATTGAATTGCCCAACCCAACCCGACCCAcaaaaatcatttaataaacAGGTGGTGTTGGGCATGACCCTGTTTTGACCGgtaaaaatatatgaatttagCCTTTTAGGGTTTTTCGTttgaattgttaaaaaaaaaattaatttaatttaatttaacg
Protein-coding sequences here:
- the LOC132166393 gene encoding probable WRKY transcription factor 51 isoform X1; amino-acid sequence: MDFPENPNLNPNCMHLADGDPLSLDFELSEYLMLDDSTSQSLASSEKTYHVVDAGCGGSTGATSRNNNISCRNGVMMKNKMDIGHRVAFRTKSQLEIMDDGFKWRKYGKKAVKNSPNPRNYYKCSSGGCNVKKRVERDREDPSYVITTYEGVHNHESPCVVYYNQTPLMVPTGWTLQASSLSSSSS
- the LOC132166393 gene encoding probable WRKY transcription factor 51 isoform X2; amino-acid sequence: MDFPENPNLNPNCMHLADGDPLSLDFELSEYLMLDDSTSQSLASSEKTYHVVDAGCGGSTGATSRNNNINGVMMKNKMDIGHRVAFRTKSQLEIMDDGFKWRKYGKKAVKNSPNPRNYYKCSSGGCNVKKRVERDREDPSYVITTYEGVHNHESPCVVYYNQTPLMVPTGWTLQASSLSSSSS